A segment of the Deferribacterota bacterium genome:
AGGGGTTTAAAATATTTTGCCCTTTCTTTAACAGGAATTTTCTCCCACTCTTTTTGAGCTTCTCTAGCTTTCTTAACAGAAACCCTCAATTCCTCAATAGAATTTAAATATGAATAGCCTAATATTTCACCCGTTGCTGGATTTATTGAAACAGTCCTATTTTCAATGACCTCTAATTGTGCCATAATTACCTCCTTATCTATAGGCTTCTTTTATAATATTTAAAGCATCATCAAAATCCATATCCTCAGGGCTAAATATTTGGGCGCCATCATTAATTGCATTTTTAGCTATCTCATCAAATTGCTCCTCTTTTACACCGGCTTCCTTTAGAGTTGTAGGCAAACCACAAGCTTCTTTTAATTCATTACGTAGTTTGCATATAAAATCAATTGCTCTTTTGGCTCTTTTACTTTTTGGGGTTTTAGCATATTCATCAGCGCCACCCAAAGGAAGCAATAATTCTCCTACATATTCTTCTGATTTATTTAGGCAATGTTTTAAACCAAAGGGTAAAAATATAGACATTGCAGTACCATGATGAATATTACACAATGCACCAGCTGCATGCCCTAGACAATGCACAATACCAACCATTGCATTTGAAAAAGACACCCCTGCCATAGTTGCAGCATTTGCCATAGCAAAGCGTTTCTTTTCATCCTTAGGATTTTTCACAACCTCAACTAGGTTTTCGCCAATTAATTTTATTGCATTAAACGCATAGGCATCACTCATAGGATTTTTTTGAACTGATATATACGCCTCAGCTGCGTGCGTTAAGGCATCCATCCCTGTAGCAGCTGTAATCTTTGGTGGAAGAGATAGGGTCATCCTTGGGTCTAATATGGCAACTTTTGGCAATAAAAAATATGAAGTAAACTCCATCTTCACATTCTTTTCCTCATCTTTTA
Coding sequences within it:
- a CDS encoding iron-containing alcohol dehydrogenase; the protein is MLPDYYEFYNPVKIVAGRKAVDNLPYEIDKLGCKKPLIITDKGVVKAGLIDIIKKSFYDSQITDYYIYDDTPPDSSVRVVNEVVKIYKENNCDVLIAVGGGSSIDTAKGVNIVVTEKSDDLKKFMGAEMLNKPMGPMIVIPTTAGTGSEVTLVAVIKDEEKNVKMEFTSYFLLPKVAILDPRMTLSLPPKITAATGMDALTHAAEAYISVQKNPMSDAYAFNAIKLIGENLVEVVKNPKDEKKRFAMANAATMAGVSFSNAMVGIVHCLGHAAGALCNIHHGTAMSIFLPFGLKHCLNKSEEYVGELLLPLGGADEYAKTPKSKRAKRAIDFICKLRNELKEACGLPTTLKEAGVKEEQFDEIAKNAINDGAQIFSPEDMDFDDALNIIKEAYR